ATAAAAAATGGCTTAAGATTATTGCTAATCATTAAGCCAAACCATTATTCAACATTAGAATAATAAACCAACTACATTATATTTACTTTTATTATTGCTTAGTACCTTCGTAATAAAATTTCACATCAATAATAGATGTTTTCTGTAAATTGATCTGTAAACATTTTGTTGAGATAAGATAGTTGGACTTCCTTCAGCATGATTTCCTCCTGCCCCTTACTCTCTAATCATTTATTATTATTTCAAAGATCAATAAATAATTATCAAATTGAAAAAAACATCTATCAAAGAGAAATTAGGGTCTATGAATGATTTTAATAGGGATCAAGTTTAATCAAATAGGCTACCAATCAATAAACGGCTTGTAAGTTCTCCCAATCGGAAGTTTTTTCCCTTTAATCTGTACCATAGTTGCAGATTTTACCTCTATTTTAGGTTTGGAAATAATATAAGATTTATGGATGCGGGTAAACATCTTGGGATTCAGGGTTTCTTCCATCCTGCTTATTGGCATTTTAAAAGTGAGAGTTTCTGTTTTAGTGTGAATATGAATGTATTCCCTCAAACTTTCGATATAGAAAATATCCTGAAGAATAATTTTGATCTGTTTTTTACCACTGCTGATGAAAATATGGTCACGCTCAGCTATTTCCAGCAAAGCATCTTCGGCTTCCATTAAATATTTAAACTTACCAACAGCTGTAACAAACCGTTCATAAGGAATGGGCTTCAGTAAATAATCGGCAATATCCAGTTCATAACCTTCTATTGCATATTGATGATAGGCTGTTGTTACAATGACAAATGGAGGGTTTTTCAGTTGTTTCAAAAAATCAAAGCCTTTCACCACTGGAAGATGAAGATCTAAAAACATAAGGTTTACCTCATGAGTGCTCAAAAGGTTGCTTGCATGTACAGCATTGGAACATTTTCCTATAAAATTCAGTTCCGGATCACGGGAAATAAAAGTTTCCAGTATTTCTGCAGCAATGGGTTCGTCTTCTACAATAATGCAATTGTATTTTTTAGAGGCTGGATGTATCATTGAAATCAATTTTGAGTTGAACCATATATCGGTCACTTTTGTCATTCACAGTTAGCTTGTGTTTAGGATAAAGCAGTTCAAGTTGGCGGCGGATATTTTTAAGTCCTATTTTTGTAGAATGCTGATGGGGTATTTCTTCCTTGGAATTTTCAATACGATAGGTAAGAATTCCGTCTTTCAGTTCAATATCAATGGTGATATAAGAATCTCCGAGACTTTCGGAAATACCATGTTTAAAAGCATTTTCAACAAACTGAATCAGGATAAGCGGTGAAATTTCCTGAGCAGGATTGTCAATATTTTCCTGTAAATGTACACTAAGATGATGATGTCTTATTTTCTGAATCTGTATATAATCCTTAATATTCTCAAGGTCTTTTTCTATAGAAATATTTTTTTCAGCAGCTTCATAAATATTGTACCGCATGATTTTGGAAAGCTGGAGAATAGCATCAGGGGTTTCATCTGCCTTTTTAAGAGCCATTCCGTAGATATTATTCAGTG
This Chryseobacterium sp. G0162 DNA region includes the following protein-coding sequences:
- a CDS encoding LytR/AlgR family response regulator transcription factor, whose translation is MIHPASKKYNCIIVEDEPIAAEILETFISRDPELNFIGKCSNAVHASNLLSTHEVNLMFLDLHLPVVKGFDFLKQLKNPPFVIVTTAYHQYAIEGYELDIADYLLKPIPYERFVTAVGKFKYLMEAEDALLEIAERDHIFISSGKKQIKIILQDIFYIESLREYIHIHTKTETLTFKMPISRMEETLNPKMFTRIHKSYIISKPKIEVKSATMVQIKGKKLPIGRTYKPFIDW